The sequence AAAAAAGCACCCATAACGAAATGTGCCGCATCTACAAACAGTACCACGCGCTTGCACTGTTTGGCTTCTTCCATAAGAGGTTGGAGCTCTTTGTCGTGAAACTCCTGCTGCTTTTGACGTTGTTTATCGTCATTGCCAAAAACATTGCCAGGTATCAATCCACAACGTCTGTATTTCATACCAAGCTTTAGCAAAAATGCTCGGCAGGCGGAAGGCTTTAAGCGAACTTGCGTTTCCCGCTCAATCACCTCTATGGCCTGGTTGACCGTATGCACTGGATTCTTCTCAAAAATTTCCTTCAACTTCTGTGCATGCGCATCCAATTGCCCCTTTCCCTTGCGGTAGTTCTCGGTCAAAAGTCCAGGCAAACCACCGTCACGATACTTTTTTAGGTATTCAGTAACACTGTCTTCATCCACCCGCACTACTTTTGCTATTTCCTGGTGCGCATAGTCATTGCCCTTGAGGTAAACCACCCAGCATTTTTTGCGGGCACGCACACAGGTGTTCTCGGCTGCTTGCTTGTGCAATTCGTCCAGTTGTTCTTTGTTCAGTTCCAGGTGAATCATTTTTCTTGTTCTCAATATGGAAAAAATCTTTCCCACTATAGCATGGGTTTGACATAAAACCGAAAACTTGACCGCGAGAAGTATA comes from Candidatus Parvarchaeota archaeon and encodes:
- a CDS encoding IS630 family transposase, which produces MIHLELNKEQLDELHKQAAENTCVRARKKCWVVYLKGNDYAHQEIAKVVRVDEDSVTEYLKKYRDGGLPGLLTENYRKGKGQLDAHAQKLKEIFEKNPVHTVNQAIEVIERETQVRLKPSACRAFLLKLGMKYRRCGLIPGNVFGNDDKQRQKQQEFHDKELQPLMEEAKQCKRVVLFVDAAHFVMGAFLGMLWCFTRQFLPSSSGRQRYNVLGAYDPIRQAVITLTNDTIINQETFCALLEKIANFYAGTQLPITLILDNARYQKCQSVFDKAKELKIDLKYLPAYSPNLNLIERLWRFVKKQVLYSTHYEKFSTFKKSIDSCLSDIDTRFKGNMLTLMTLKFQLFSKTEN